The Oncorhynchus tshawytscha isolate Ot180627B linkage group LG08, Otsh_v2.0, whole genome shotgun sequence genome window below encodes:
- the LOC112256067 gene encoding lysine-specific demethylase 3B isoform X1 codes for MGDSLELIGKRLLLLLSDGRSAAGPEAEQSTWTRDWLRGTVRAVSVIGLASPGVEVSGGEATTTAAAGLTVFVEFEDCAWRRRSWVQVYGEEVRAVLVESAIVWANCSQPNQNHPAAGVTSGTAWPALAFRCLVDRVGLGSLVPVEFFGSRTLDFLPDGNSLQRFETAKDVRHSLLLEQPSLQAAVSSWHSDFELQEILRKGSYTVQGRKVQVYQCEFEEHWALGLVSRHDPKSHIMEITMDQGEETQVVDPRVIHVMLAEDYFDEKGKNARRRKESDGGKGESGRRRRTASEGEEDMTLKRFKGSGEGAADGQNGSGSTKASEEGMVTWGAELAGGGRRVNSSSSEVTQVYASPNSTSSQMDQSNTPPRYTKENGRAISTQDRQGSADSTTTATPTPPPLKQAPSPFSNTSFPSLGQMPSLVPGALAPKPSPAGPTLEREEPSQSTNPKMAALVSPGPVTISSPSQASAPSVALSASLGFSPKPPVWKGTTNQSEGSKTPILAAAGFRLPQSKPAGASVFGEVSSKTSASSNTPSASQDSSRPFGFAFGGTKNNKAQPQQQDQNLFFQCMTGQKTGQNPGGPNQTPGQSQSKDTNYFTAVSESLSKKPPSLFKPSVLAPASAGLFSSATASLKEQSKVPETQSAGNGVLNKNFAGDKLSPSFSSGSGGMRCSGLVMGAMDTPALGGANNRSGSNGVAVGGFGTKTDSHQNLFLQGSKEPSNPFLAYGEKLSHSPFSGKPAPLEPETLGPSSASESKSNLFTMVELPKGILSSPFVSLSAATASSSSSPAPGFTQRPKSVTSSKPKESSSTGDQGSSVEGGSLDDRPSSTLGFPMFGSAVAGGSGENAPMPFDQGQAQKFALEERGQASKRDSDSSDNSDLSDLSETEEGLERGHAPGGLVGPVKEGAMLLQKGKGPGVAKSRPRNKPFKVGQSVLKDVTKVRRLKQSGESFLQDGSCINVAPHLHKCRECRMERYRKYREQEPDDDDPNVACRFFHFRRLAFTRKGILRVEGFLSPQQSDAMAMGLWLPSPSVQEGLDLDTSKYILANVGDQFCQLVMSEKEAMMMVEPHQKVAWKRAVRGVREMCDVCETTVFNIHWVCRKCGFGVCLDCYRQRRNRPMEEVDEGPDDEVFSWLKCVKGQRHEPQNLMPTQIIPGTALYNIGDMVHSARGKWGIKANCPCTSRHHRPLVRPSAPNGISQQSAVSSSTGSSGSGPITGGGGPAGSTTPKPEGAEMTVVKTEPTSTTTSEGGGGVDTNGANHTSATPNPAQTPTPKDPRPSTGEGNSTALHWLADLATQKAKVEDTKDSGSMRSVMGRDTRSPFGLDSFSALSKPSSSSSSPKLFNSLLLGSSNSQPKPEGSSLRDLLNSGPGRLPQGPGDSGVTFPSVFSTSVAGDKLKGSLPNFLDHIIASVVETKKAEGRRLGEGGSELGGVGRRDGVMGLSVLDPHTSHSWLCDGRLLCLQDPSNTNNWKIFRECWKQGQPVLVSGIHKRLKGALWRPEAFSEEFGDQDVDLVNCRNCAIISDVKVRDFWDGFQIISKRLKGSDGQPMVLKLKDWPPGEDFRDMMPTRFDDLMDNLPLPEYTKRDGRLNLASRLPNFFVRPDLGPKMYNAYGLMETEDRSVGTTNLHLDVSDAVNVMVYVGIPEGEGDHVKEMDIAGCKEVMTTIEEGDVDEMTKRRVYEAKEKPGALWHIYSAKDAEKIRELLRKVGEEQGQENPPDHDPIHDQSWYLDGVLRRRLYEEYGVQGWAIVQFLGDAVFIPAGAPHQVHNLYSCIKVAEDFVSPEHVKHCFRLTQEFRHLSTTHSNHEDKLQVKNIIYHAVKDAVGTLRAHEPKLARS; via the exons GTGTTTGTGGAGTTTGAGGACTGTGCGTGGCGCAGGCGCTCCTGGGTACAGGTGtatggggaggaggtgagagctgTACTGGTAGAGAGTGCCATTGTCTGGGCTAACTGCAGTCAGCCCAACCAGAACCACCCTGCAGCTGGAGTAACCTCTGGGACAGCCTGGCCAGCTCTG GCATTCCGGTGTCTAGTGGACCGTGTGGGTCTGGGTTCCCTGGTCCCAGTGGAGTTCTTTGGGAGCAGAACCCTGGACTTCCTCCCTGACGGGAATTCACTCCAGAGATTTGAG ACAGCGAAAGACGTGAGGCACTCTCTCCTACTGGAGCAGCCTTCTCTGCAGGCTGCAGTTTCCAGCTGGCACAGTGACTTTGAGCTGCAGGAGATCCTCAGGAAGG GCTCCTACACCGTCCAGGGCCGGAAGGTTCAGGTGTACCAGTGTGAGTTTGAGGAGCACTGGGCCCTGGGCTTGGTCTCTCGGCACGACCCCAAATCACACATCATGGAGATCACCAtggaccag GGAGAGGAGACTCAGGTGGTGGATCCCCGGGTAATACATGTGATGCTGGCTGAAGATTACTTTGATGAG AAAGGGAAGAATGCTCGACGGAGGAAGGAGAGCGACGGGGGGAAGGGCGAGAGCGGCCGTAGACGGAGGACAGCCTCGGAGGGCGAGGAGGACATGACCCTGAAGCGCTTTAAGGGTTCGGGAGAGGGAGCCGCAGACGGACAGAACGGGAGTGGCTCCACCAAGGCCTCTGAAGAGGGGATGGTGACATGGGGAGCAGAGTTAGCAGGAGGAGGACGCAGAGTGAACAGCAGTTCCTCTGAAGTCACACAGGTTTACGCCTCCCCGAACAGCACTTCCTCCCAGATGGACCAATCAAACACTCCGCCTCGCTACACCAAGGAGAATGGACGTGCCATCTCCACACAAGACAGACAGGGGTCTGCTGACTCCACCACCACAgccacccccactccacccccacTCAAACaagccccctcccccttctccaacacttccttcccctctctgggCCAGATGCCCAGCCTGGTCCCTGGAGCTTTGGCCCCAAAGCCCTCCCCAGCAGGACCCACCCTAGAGAGAGAAGAGCCATCCCAGTCTACCAACCCCAAGATGGCTGCCCTAGTCTCCCCAGGCCCGGTGACCATATCATCCCCATCTCAAGCCAGTGCCCCCAGCGtggctctctctgcctcccttggCTTCAGCCCCAAACCCCCTGTCTGGAAAGGAACAACCAACCAGTCGGAG GGCTCTAAGACTCCCATCCTGGCTGCGGCTGGGTTCCGGCTGCCCCAGTCCAAGCCTGCTGGGGCTTCCGTGTTCGGAGAGGTGAGCTCCAAGACCAGCGCTTCCTCCAACACACCGTCAGCCTCCCAGGACTCCTCTAGACCCTTCGGATTTGCCTTTGGAGGCACCAAGAACAACAAGGCCCAACCGCAGCAGCAAGACCAGAACTTATTCTTCCAGTGTATGACGGGTCAGAAGACTGGCCAGAACCCTGGTGGTCCGAACCAGACTCCAGGTCAGAGCCAGTCTAAGGACACCAACTACTTCACCGCAGTGTCAGAGAGCTTGAGTAAGAAGCCTCCTAGCCTGTTCAAGCCCTCTGTTCTGGCCCCGGCATCAGCTGGCCTGTTTAGCTCAGCTACAGCTTCTCTCAAAGAGCAGTCCAAAGTGCCTGAGACCCAATCGGCAGGCAACGGAGTGCTCAACAAGAATTTTGCAGGGGACAAACTCTCACCTTCCTTCAGCAGTGGCTCTGGGGGGATgaggtgttctggtctggtcatgGGGGCGATGGACACCCCAGCTCTGGGTGGTGCTAACAACAGGAGTGGCAGTAACGGTGTCGCGGTGGGCGGCTTCGGCACCAAGACAGACAGCCACCAGAACCTGTTCCTCCAGGGCTCCAAAGAGCCCTCCAACCCCTTCCTGGCCTACGGGGAGAAGCTCTCCCACAGTCCCTTCAGTGGCAAACCAGCCCCTCTGGAGCCTGAGACCCTGGGCCCGTCTTCAGCTTCGGAGAGCAAATCCAACCTGTTCACCATGGTCGAGCTGCCCAAGGGCATTCTGTCTTCCCCCTTTGTCTCCCTCTCAGCTGCCactgcctccagttcttcctccccagcccctggctTCACCCAGAGGCCCAAGTCAGTCACCTCCTCCAAGCCCAAGGAGAGTTCCTCCACAGGAGATCAGGGCTCCTCAGTTGAGGGTGGTTCTCTGGATGACCGACCCAGCTCCACCTTGGGCTTCCCCATGTTTGGGAGTGCAGTCGCTGGAGGGAGTGGTGAGAATGCACCCatgccttttgaccagggccaggcACAAAAGTTTGCCCTGGAGGAGCGAGGTCAGGCATCTAAACGTGACTCTGACTCCAGCGACAACAGCGACCTGTCGGACCTAAGTGAGACAGAGGAGGGTCTGGAGAGGGGTCATGCACCTGGGGGCCTTGTGGGGCCCGTCAAGGAGGGAGCCATGCTGCTGCAGAAGGGTAAAGGGCCCGGGGTGGCCAAGAGCCGGCCACGCAACAAGCCCTTCAAAG TGGGCCAGTCAGTGCTGAAGGACGTGACTAAGGTGCGTCGTCTGAAGCAGTCAGGAGAGTCGTTCCTGCAGGACGGCTCCTGTATCAACGTGGCGCCCCACCTCCACAAGTGTCGCGAGTGTCGCATGGAGCGCTACAGGAAGTACCGGGAGCAGGAGCCTGACGACGATGACCCCAACGTGGCCTGTCGCTTCTTCCACTTCCGCAG GCTGGCATTCACACGTAAGGGCATTCTGCGTGTGGAGGGCTTCCTGAGCCCCCAACAGAGCGATGCCATGGCCATGGGACTGTGGCTTCCCTCGCCGTCCGTACAGGAGGGCCTGGACCTGGACACCTCCAAGTACATCCTGGCCAACGTGGGAGACCAGTTCTGTCAGCTCGTCATGTCTGAGAAGGAGGCCATGATGATGGTTGAGCCACACC AGAAAGTGGCGTGGAAGCGTGCGGTGCGCGGTGTCAGGGAGATGTGTGACGTATGTGAGACCACCGTCTTCAACATCCACTGGGTCTGCAGGAAGTGTGGCTTCGGGGTGTGCCTGGACTGCTACCGGCAACGCAGGAACCGCCCCATGGAGG AGGTGGACGAGGGGCCTGATGACGAGGTGTTCTCCTGGTTGAAGTGTGTAAAGGGCCAGAGACACGAGCCTCAGAACCTCATGCCCACACAGATCATACCTGGAACTG CTCTCTATAACATAGGGGATATGGTGCACTCAGCTAGGGGCAAATGGGGCATCAAGGCAAACTGCCCCTGCACCAGCCGGCACCACAGGCCCCTAGTGCGCCCTAGCGCCCCCAATGGCATCTCACAG CAGTCTGCTGTCTCTTCCAGCACGGGGAGCAGTGGTAGTGGACCAATCACAGGTGGCGGGGGTCCAGCGGGTTCAACCACTCCTAAGCCAGAGGGGGCGGAGATGACAGTGGTCAAAACAGAGCCTACTTCCACCACAACgtcagaagggggaggaggggttgaTACTAATGGGGCCAACCATACCAGCGCCACTCCAAACCCTGCCCAGACCCCCACCCCCAAAGACCCTCGCCCCTCCACGGGTGAGGGAAACTCCACCGCCTTGCACTGGTTGGCAGACCTTGCCACTCAGAAAGCCAAGGTGGAGGACACAAAAG ATTCTGGGTCGATGCGCTCTGTGATGGGCCGGGACACACGCTCTCCCTTCGGCCTGGACTCGTTCAGCGCCCTGTCCAAGCCTTCGTCTTCCTCCTCCAGTCCTAAACTGTTCAACAGCCTGCTGCTGGGCTCCAGCAACAGCCAGCCCAAACCAGAGGGCTCCAGCCTCCGAGACCTGCTCAACTCTGGACCCGGGAGGCTCCCCCAGGGCCCCGGAGACTCTGGAGTAACCTTCCCATCTGTCTTCTCCACCTCAGTAGCT ggGGACAAGTTGAAGGGCAGCCTGCCTAACTTCCTGGACCATATCATCGCCTCGGTGGTGGAGACCAAGAAGGCGGAGGGCCGTCGTTTGGGGGAGGGCGGCAGTGAGCTAGGCGGGGTTGGCCGTAGGGACGGGGTTATGGGCCTCAGCGTGCTAGACCCCCACACCTCCCACTCCTGGCTCTGTGACGGACGCCTGCTTTGCCTGCAGGACCCCTCCAACACCAACAACTGGAAGATCTTCAGAGAGTGTTGGAAACAGGGCCAG CCGGTGCTGGTGTCTGGTATCCATAAGCGTCTGAAGGGGGCTCTGTGGCGGCCTGAGGCCTTCAGCGAGGAGTTTggggaccaggatgttgacctgGTCAACTGTCGGAACTGTGCCATCATCTCTGACGTCAAGGTTCGAGACTTCTGGGACGGCTTCCAGATCATCTCCA agcGTCTGAAGGGTAGTGATGGTCAGCCCATGGTTTTGAAGCTGAAGGACTGGCCTCCTGGAGAAGACTTCAGAGACATGATGCCCACACGGTTTGATGACCTAATGGACAACCTCCCCCTCCCAGAGTACACTAAGAGAGACGGCCGTCTGAACCTGGCCTCCCGCCTGCCCAACTTCTTTGTCAGGCCAGACCTGGGGCCTAAGATGTATAATGCCTATG gtCTGATGGAGACAGAAGACCGGAGTGTTGGCACCACCAACCTGCATCTGGACGTGTCTGATGCCGTCAACGTTATGGTGTACGTGGGCATccctgagggagagggagaccacgTCAAGG AGATGGATATCGCTGGATGTAAAG AGGTGATGACCACCATCGAAGAGGGTGATGTGGATGAGATGACCAAGAGGAGGGTGTATGAGGCCAAGGAGAAGCCCGGGGCACTCTGGCACATCTACTCTGCCAAGGACGCCGAGAAGATCCGCGAGCTTCTCCGCAAG GTGGGTGAGGAGCAGGGCCAGGAGAATCCGCCGGACCATGACCCTATCCACGACCAGAGCTGGTACCTGGACGGGGTGCTGCGCAGGAGGCTGTATGAGGAGTATGGTGTGCAGGGCTGGGCCATCGTACAGTTCCTGGGAGACGCAGTCTTCATTCCTGCCGGGGCTCCCCACCAG GTCCATAACCTGTACAGCTGTATCAAGGTGGCGGAGGACTTTGTGTCTCCTGAGCACGTGAAGCACTGTTTCAGACTGACCCAGGAGTTCAGACACCTGTCCACCACACACTCCAACCACGAGGACAAGCTGCAG GTGAAGAACATCATCTACCATGCCGTAAAGGACGCTGTGGGGACACTGAGGGCCCACGAACCCAAGCTAGCACGCTCTTAG
- the LOC112256067 gene encoding lysine-specific demethylase 3B isoform X2 codes for MGDSLELIGKRLLLLLSDGRSAAGPEAEQSTWTRDWLRGTVRAVSVIGLASPGVEVSGGEATTTAAAGLTVFVEFEDCAWRRRSWVQVYGEEVRAVLVESAIVWANCSQPNQNHPAAGVTSGTAWPALAFRCLVDRVGLGSLVPVEFFGSRTLDFLPDGNSLQRFETAKDVRHSLLLEQPSLQAAVSSWHSDFELQEILRKGSYTVQGRKVQVYQCEFEEHWALGLVSRHDPKSHIMEITMDQGEETQVVDPRVIHVMLAEDYFDEKGKNARRRKESDGGKGESGRRRRTASEGEEDMTLKRFKGSGEGAADGQNGSGSTKASEEGMVTWGAELAGGGRRVNSSSSEVTQVYASPNSTSSQMDQSNTPPRYTKENGRAISTQDRQGSADSTTTATPTPPPLKQAPSPFSNTSFPSLGQMPSLVPGALAPKPSPAGPTLEREEPSQSTNPKMAALVSPGPVTISSPSQASAPSVALSASLGFSPKPPVWKGTTNQSEGSKTPILAAAGFRLPQSKPAGASVFGEVSSKTSASSNTPSASQDSSRPFGFAFGGTKNNKAQPQQQDQNLFFQCMTGQKTGQNPGGPNQTPGQSQSKDTNYFTAVSESLSKKPPSLFKPSVLAPASAGLFSSATASLKEQSKVPETQSAGNGVLNKNFAGDKLSPSFSSGSGGMRCSGLVMGAMDTPALGGANNRSGSNGVAVGGFGTKTDSHQNLFLQGSKEPSNPFLAYGEKLSHSPFSGKPAPLEPETLGPSSASESKSNLFTMVELPKGILSSPFVSLSAATASSSSSPAPGFTQRPKSVTSSKPKESSSTGDQGSSVEGGSLDDRPSSTLGFPMFGSAVAGGSGENAPMPFDQGQAQKFALEERGQASKRDSDSSDNSDLSDLSETEEGLERGHAPGGLVGPVKEGAMLLQKGKGPGVAKSRPRNKPFKVGQSVLKDVTKVRRLKQSGESFLQDGSCINVAPHLHKCRECRMERYRKYREQEPDDDDPNVACRFFHFRRLAFTRKGILRVEGFLSPQQSDAMAMGLWLPSPSVQEGLDLDTSKYILANVGDQFCQLVMSEKEAMMMVEPHQKVAWKRAVRGVREMCDVCETTVFNIHWVCRKCGFGVCLDCYRQRRNRPMEEVDEGPDDEVFSWLKCVKGQRHEPQNLMPTQIIPGTALYNIGDMVHSARGKWGIKANCPCTSRHHRPLVRPSAPNGISQSAVSSSTGSSGSGPITGGGGPAGSTTPKPEGAEMTVVKTEPTSTTTSEGGGGVDTNGANHTSATPNPAQTPTPKDPRPSTGEGNSTALHWLADLATQKAKVEDTKDSGSMRSVMGRDTRSPFGLDSFSALSKPSSSSSSPKLFNSLLLGSSNSQPKPEGSSLRDLLNSGPGRLPQGPGDSGVTFPSVFSTSVAGDKLKGSLPNFLDHIIASVVETKKAEGRRLGEGGSELGGVGRRDGVMGLSVLDPHTSHSWLCDGRLLCLQDPSNTNNWKIFRECWKQGQPVLVSGIHKRLKGALWRPEAFSEEFGDQDVDLVNCRNCAIISDVKVRDFWDGFQIISKRLKGSDGQPMVLKLKDWPPGEDFRDMMPTRFDDLMDNLPLPEYTKRDGRLNLASRLPNFFVRPDLGPKMYNAYGLMETEDRSVGTTNLHLDVSDAVNVMVYVGIPEGEGDHVKEMDIAGCKEVMTTIEEGDVDEMTKRRVYEAKEKPGALWHIYSAKDAEKIRELLRKVGEEQGQENPPDHDPIHDQSWYLDGVLRRRLYEEYGVQGWAIVQFLGDAVFIPAGAPHQVHNLYSCIKVAEDFVSPEHVKHCFRLTQEFRHLSTTHSNHEDKLQVKNIIYHAVKDAVGTLRAHEPKLARS; via the exons GTGTTTGTGGAGTTTGAGGACTGTGCGTGGCGCAGGCGCTCCTGGGTACAGGTGtatggggaggaggtgagagctgTACTGGTAGAGAGTGCCATTGTCTGGGCTAACTGCAGTCAGCCCAACCAGAACCACCCTGCAGCTGGAGTAACCTCTGGGACAGCCTGGCCAGCTCTG GCATTCCGGTGTCTAGTGGACCGTGTGGGTCTGGGTTCCCTGGTCCCAGTGGAGTTCTTTGGGAGCAGAACCCTGGACTTCCTCCCTGACGGGAATTCACTCCAGAGATTTGAG ACAGCGAAAGACGTGAGGCACTCTCTCCTACTGGAGCAGCCTTCTCTGCAGGCTGCAGTTTCCAGCTGGCACAGTGACTTTGAGCTGCAGGAGATCCTCAGGAAGG GCTCCTACACCGTCCAGGGCCGGAAGGTTCAGGTGTACCAGTGTGAGTTTGAGGAGCACTGGGCCCTGGGCTTGGTCTCTCGGCACGACCCCAAATCACACATCATGGAGATCACCAtggaccag GGAGAGGAGACTCAGGTGGTGGATCCCCGGGTAATACATGTGATGCTGGCTGAAGATTACTTTGATGAG AAAGGGAAGAATGCTCGACGGAGGAAGGAGAGCGACGGGGGGAAGGGCGAGAGCGGCCGTAGACGGAGGACAGCCTCGGAGGGCGAGGAGGACATGACCCTGAAGCGCTTTAAGGGTTCGGGAGAGGGAGCCGCAGACGGACAGAACGGGAGTGGCTCCACCAAGGCCTCTGAAGAGGGGATGGTGACATGGGGAGCAGAGTTAGCAGGAGGAGGACGCAGAGTGAACAGCAGTTCCTCTGAAGTCACACAGGTTTACGCCTCCCCGAACAGCACTTCCTCCCAGATGGACCAATCAAACACTCCGCCTCGCTACACCAAGGAGAATGGACGTGCCATCTCCACACAAGACAGACAGGGGTCTGCTGACTCCACCACCACAgccacccccactccacccccacTCAAACaagccccctcccccttctccaacacttccttcccctctctgggCCAGATGCCCAGCCTGGTCCCTGGAGCTTTGGCCCCAAAGCCCTCCCCAGCAGGACCCACCCTAGAGAGAGAAGAGCCATCCCAGTCTACCAACCCCAAGATGGCTGCCCTAGTCTCCCCAGGCCCGGTGACCATATCATCCCCATCTCAAGCCAGTGCCCCCAGCGtggctctctctgcctcccttggCTTCAGCCCCAAACCCCCTGTCTGGAAAGGAACAACCAACCAGTCGGAG GGCTCTAAGACTCCCATCCTGGCTGCGGCTGGGTTCCGGCTGCCCCAGTCCAAGCCTGCTGGGGCTTCCGTGTTCGGAGAGGTGAGCTCCAAGACCAGCGCTTCCTCCAACACACCGTCAGCCTCCCAGGACTCCTCTAGACCCTTCGGATTTGCCTTTGGAGGCACCAAGAACAACAAGGCCCAACCGCAGCAGCAAGACCAGAACTTATTCTTCCAGTGTATGACGGGTCAGAAGACTGGCCAGAACCCTGGTGGTCCGAACCAGACTCCAGGTCAGAGCCAGTCTAAGGACACCAACTACTTCACCGCAGTGTCAGAGAGCTTGAGTAAGAAGCCTCCTAGCCTGTTCAAGCCCTCTGTTCTGGCCCCGGCATCAGCTGGCCTGTTTAGCTCAGCTACAGCTTCTCTCAAAGAGCAGTCCAAAGTGCCTGAGACCCAATCGGCAGGCAACGGAGTGCTCAACAAGAATTTTGCAGGGGACAAACTCTCACCTTCCTTCAGCAGTGGCTCTGGGGGGATgaggtgttctggtctggtcatgGGGGCGATGGACACCCCAGCTCTGGGTGGTGCTAACAACAGGAGTGGCAGTAACGGTGTCGCGGTGGGCGGCTTCGGCACCAAGACAGACAGCCACCAGAACCTGTTCCTCCAGGGCTCCAAAGAGCCCTCCAACCCCTTCCTGGCCTACGGGGAGAAGCTCTCCCACAGTCCCTTCAGTGGCAAACCAGCCCCTCTGGAGCCTGAGACCCTGGGCCCGTCTTCAGCTTCGGAGAGCAAATCCAACCTGTTCACCATGGTCGAGCTGCCCAAGGGCATTCTGTCTTCCCCCTTTGTCTCCCTCTCAGCTGCCactgcctccagttcttcctccccagcccctggctTCACCCAGAGGCCCAAGTCAGTCACCTCCTCCAAGCCCAAGGAGAGTTCCTCCACAGGAGATCAGGGCTCCTCAGTTGAGGGTGGTTCTCTGGATGACCGACCCAGCTCCACCTTGGGCTTCCCCATGTTTGGGAGTGCAGTCGCTGGAGGGAGTGGTGAGAATGCACCCatgccttttgaccagggccaggcACAAAAGTTTGCCCTGGAGGAGCGAGGTCAGGCATCTAAACGTGACTCTGACTCCAGCGACAACAGCGACCTGTCGGACCTAAGTGAGACAGAGGAGGGTCTGGAGAGGGGTCATGCACCTGGGGGCCTTGTGGGGCCCGTCAAGGAGGGAGCCATGCTGCTGCAGAAGGGTAAAGGGCCCGGGGTGGCCAAGAGCCGGCCACGCAACAAGCCCTTCAAAG TGGGCCAGTCAGTGCTGAAGGACGTGACTAAGGTGCGTCGTCTGAAGCAGTCAGGAGAGTCGTTCCTGCAGGACGGCTCCTGTATCAACGTGGCGCCCCACCTCCACAAGTGTCGCGAGTGTCGCATGGAGCGCTACAGGAAGTACCGGGAGCAGGAGCCTGACGACGATGACCCCAACGTGGCCTGTCGCTTCTTCCACTTCCGCAG GCTGGCATTCACACGTAAGGGCATTCTGCGTGTGGAGGGCTTCCTGAGCCCCCAACAGAGCGATGCCATGGCCATGGGACTGTGGCTTCCCTCGCCGTCCGTACAGGAGGGCCTGGACCTGGACACCTCCAAGTACATCCTGGCCAACGTGGGAGACCAGTTCTGTCAGCTCGTCATGTCTGAGAAGGAGGCCATGATGATGGTTGAGCCACACC AGAAAGTGGCGTGGAAGCGTGCGGTGCGCGGTGTCAGGGAGATGTGTGACGTATGTGAGACCACCGTCTTCAACATCCACTGGGTCTGCAGGAAGTGTGGCTTCGGGGTGTGCCTGGACTGCTACCGGCAACGCAGGAACCGCCCCATGGAGG AGGTGGACGAGGGGCCTGATGACGAGGTGTTCTCCTGGTTGAAGTGTGTAAAGGGCCAGAGACACGAGCCTCAGAACCTCATGCCCACACAGATCATACCTGGAACTG CTCTCTATAACATAGGGGATATGGTGCACTCAGCTAGGGGCAAATGGGGCATCAAGGCAAACTGCCCCTGCACCAGCCGGCACCACAGGCCCCTAGTGCGCCCTAGCGCCCCCAATGGCATCTCACAG TCTGCTGTCTCTTCCAGCACGGGGAGCAGTGGTAGTGGACCAATCACAGGTGGCGGGGGTCCAGCGGGTTCAACCACTCCTAAGCCAGAGGGGGCGGAGATGACAGTGGTCAAAACAGAGCCTACTTCCACCACAACgtcagaagggggaggaggggttgaTACTAATGGGGCCAACCATACCAGCGCCACTCCAAACCCTGCCCAGACCCCCACCCCCAAAGACCCTCGCCCCTCCACGGGTGAGGGAAACTCCACCGCCTTGCACTGGTTGGCAGACCTTGCCACTCAGAAAGCCAAGGTGGAGGACACAAAAG ATTCTGGGTCGATGCGCTCTGTGATGGGCCGGGACACACGCTCTCCCTTCGGCCTGGACTCGTTCAGCGCCCTGTCCAAGCCTTCGTCTTCCTCCTCCAGTCCTAAACTGTTCAACAGCCTGCTGCTGGGCTCCAGCAACAGCCAGCCCAAACCAGAGGGCTCCAGCCTCCGAGACCTGCTCAACTCTGGACCCGGGAGGCTCCCCCAGGGCCCCGGAGACTCTGGAGTAACCTTCCCATCTGTCTTCTCCACCTCAGTAGCT ggGGACAAGTTGAAGGGCAGCCTGCCTAACTTCCTGGACCATATCATCGCCTCGGTGGTGGAGACCAAGAAGGCGGAGGGCCGTCGTTTGGGGGAGGGCGGCAGTGAGCTAGGCGGGGTTGGCCGTAGGGACGGGGTTATGGGCCTCAGCGTGCTAGACCCCCACACCTCCCACTCCTGGCTCTGTGACGGACGCCTGCTTTGCCTGCAGGACCCCTCCAACACCAACAACTGGAAGATCTTCAGAGAGTGTTGGAAACAGGGCCAG CCGGTGCTGGTGTCTGGTATCCATAAGCGTCTGAAGGGGGCTCTGTGGCGGCCTGAGGCCTTCAGCGAGGAGTTTggggaccaggatgttgacctgGTCAACTGTCGGAACTGTGCCATCATCTCTGACGTCAAGGTTCGAGACTTCTGGGACGGCTTCCAGATCATCTCCA agcGTCTGAAGGGTAGTGATGGTCAGCCCATGGTTTTGAAGCTGAAGGACTGGCCTCCTGGAGAAGACTTCAGAGACATGATGCCCACACGGTTTGATGACCTAATGGACAACCTCCCCCTCCCAGAGTACACTAAGAGAGACGGCCGTCTGAACCTGGCCTCCCGCCTGCCCAACTTCTTTGTCAGGCCAGACCTGGGGCCTAAGATGTATAATGCCTATG gtCTGATGGAGACAGAAGACCGGAGTGTTGGCACCACCAACCTGCATCTGGACGTGTCTGATGCCGTCAACGTTATGGTGTACGTGGGCATccctgagggagagggagaccacgTCAAGG AGATGGATATCGCTGGATGTAAAG AGGTGATGACCACCATCGAAGAGGGTGATGTGGATGAGATGACCAAGAGGAGGGTGTATGAGGCCAAGGAGAAGCCCGGGGCACTCTGGCACATCTACTCTGCCAAGGACGCCGAGAAGATCCGCGAGCTTCTCCGCAAG GTGGGTGAGGAGCAGGGCCAGGAGAATCCGCCGGACCATGACCCTATCCACGACCAGAGCTGGTACCTGGACGGGGTGCTGCGCAGGAGGCTGTATGAGGAGTATGGTGTGCAGGGCTGGGCCATCGTACAGTTCCTGGGAGACGCAGTCTTCATTCCTGCCGGGGCTCCCCACCAG GTCCATAACCTGTACAGCTGTATCAAGGTGGCGGAGGACTTTGTGTCTCCTGAGCACGTGAAGCACTGTTTCAGACTGACCCAGGAGTTCAGACACCTGTCCACCACACACTCCAACCACGAGGACAAGCTGCAG GTGAAGAACATCATCTACCATGCCGTAAAGGACGCTGTGGGGACACTGAGGGCCCACGAACCCAAGCTAGCACGCTCTTAG